The DNA region AGGAGATTGAATTGTGACGGTTTTTCAGGATGCAGGGGCCCCTGCGGAACAGGCGGGTGCGGATCGATCGCGCGTGGATTTGGATGCGGCGATCGAACAAATTACCCAATCGTTGAACCTGGCGGAGCGTCACCCCCTGTCGCCGGAGCAGCGAGCAGTGTTGGATTGCCTCCTGGCGCGATCGGGTGGAGCCATTGACGGGCCCTGGGCCGGGGCGATCGCGGCCATTTGGGCCAATCCGCAAGCCAGCTTTCTCGACTTGTTGACCCTGGCCCAACTGAATCCCCAACAAGACTTAACCGGCAGACAACTTCTGGGGGTGCGACTGGAGGGGTGTGACCTGAGCGGGGCCAATCTGCAACGGGTGAACCTACGGGGTTCCCAGCTTTGTGATGCGGACTTGAGCGGGGCCGATTTGGCGGAAGCACGCTTAGCCGGGGCAGATTTGTCCGGGGCCCTCTTGAGCGATGTCAATTTAACCAAAGCAGATCTGCACAAGGCCAGCTTGGCCCTGGCCAACCTGAGCGGGGCTAACCTAAGCGGGGCTAACCTGAGCGGGGCCAACTTGAGTCGGGTGAATTTTCATCGGGCGATCGTCACGGGTGCGGTCTTGGGCAATAACGAAGGACTAACGGCCGAAGACTATCAACAGTTGGTAGCCAACGGCGCGATCGGTGATCTCCATGAAACAGAGTCAGGCGGCTGAGTGGATTGAG from Limnothrix sp. FACHB-406 includes:
- a CDS encoding pentapeptide repeat-containing protein; amino-acid sequence: MTVFQDAGAPAEQAGADRSRVDLDAAIEQITQSLNLAERHPLSPEQRAVLDCLLARSGGAIDGPWAGAIAAIWANPQASFLDLLTLAQLNPQQDLTGRQLLGVRLEGCDLSGANLQRVNLRGSQLCDADLSGADLAEARLAGADLSGALLSDVNLTKADLHKASLALANLSGANLSGANLSGANLSRVNFHRAIVTGAVLGNNEGLTAEDYQQLVANGAIGDLHETESGG